ACACCTTTCAAACGCGTATCCGCTCCGGCGTGTCCGCTTGACtatccggattccttgcctaaagagttcaattcaaaATAAATTTAGAACTCTTTCATATGCCCTAACGCACAATTCTCTATAATAATCGAATCTGTGCGTTTTCACCcaactttttacattttaatcctcacttaggcgttttatcaaacacctagcgggtcagattctTACATAATcataaccaagttcatgacttgtaatTTTCATCTAAACCAACTTTAATTAGGCATATTTACACATGTTTTAACTTCTATATTTCAGAATTTACCACTTGGAATTCAGATTACACTAAAACAAGAATCAcaatcctagtgttcatcaagttTCTACAACTTATTAGTCACCTACATTGGTGATTAAAAACCTTACAAGCCTCATGCAAGATTTTGATAAGAAATCATCTGGGGTTTATCCCTAGACACCATATTACTTCTAATTTCACCCATGCAAGacataatcaagctcaatttCAGTTCTTCACAATTAACCAAGAATTTGAGATGAATCAAAACATCAAGATTTTATATACCTTATGATTCCTTCAACTAGGTGATCATTAATTTGTGCTTGAAAATCGATTTGGACTTGATTAtgaccttcaattgatcaattttGTGGAAGCTAGGGTTTGGTCAGGAGCTTATGTCGCCCTTGCGTTTCCTGGTCGACCACACACACCTCTTGTGTGTGTTTGGTAtgttttaatttgttttaattGAATTAAGTTTCAAGTTATACAACCTAGGTCCCTCCACTTATATTTAGTTTATATTTTGGCAATTTAAATTCATTCATGCTTTAAAACAAGTTAACTAACTAACTGGGTTGTAATTTCCTATTTAGCTGGTCCCTGTTTAATTAACActtaataattctgatttagagTTTTATAAATTTCGGGTTGTTACACAATAGTTTACAATGTTTTTTCCATTTACTCTATAGCTTTAATTCCATCCAAAATATTCATTAACTAGAAGGGTATTTTGCTAATTTAATAGACAACAATAGGGGCATTTGAGTCTTTTCATCTAAATAAACATTAAACTTGTTTATTTTACAAGCTCTCTCACTCACATACTCACCACCACTAGCTATCGCTACCTGCCACCACATCAACCACCACCTATCGTAATACCCTAGAACAACCATAAATTGTAAACACTAGCCACCATCACATCAACCATAAACTATATTAGAAACAAAATCTGAATCCAGATACAAAGATTTGAACCAAAAAGGTGTGTTTTGGTAAACAAAAACCCTGACTTTAAACTCACTTTCTCCGTATATCTCCCATTCAAATGTATAATCACCAACACCACCAAGCTGCCGCCGCCAGCACCAACAACGCCGCTACCATCATCCACCTACAAACCTGCAAATCGAACCATTTGTATTGAACATCACCGCTAGGACAAGAAACCACTAGATTTGAACCTGATCTAGAAGAAACTTGAATATGTCGTCGTCGATTGCTACCGCTAAACCAACACCACCTAATTTGCCCTAACACATTGGAGTCGGGGCGGTGGTGATGAACCAGGATGAATCGGACCCTTTTCAGATCAGGACGAATCAGACCCTTTTCAGATCAAAACATAAACCATAACAGATTGTCGTCATCGTGGTTCGCCGCCAGAATCGAACCGTTTTTCAGATCTGAACAAAGTCGAACCCATTACAGATCGGGACGATACCAAACCGTTGGGGTCGGGCCGGTGGTGAACTCGAGTGTTTCTGGTCCACGTTAACCCTGGTGGCGATGCTGATTTGCTGTGTTAGCAGAAGGATTCCACCGTGAATCCCTGGCGTCGATGGTTTCTGGTCggcttagagagagagagagagagagagagagagagagagagagagagagagagagagtgaaggagAGTAGGGGGAGTGGGTGGGGGTGGCGATGACGATagaggtggtggtgggtgggtggtggtgatggcgtcaaaggtggtggatggtggtgacCAAGTTCTATAATGAAGTTAGGGTTTTAAAATGAAGAGGATAAAAAGAATGGATTGGAAAAGACTTAAATGCCGCTCATGTGAGACGCACACGACCAATTTTTAACAGTGGAAATGAACGTCGTTTAAGACGGGGAGCAAAATGAGAGAAAACACAGTAAACTATTAAAGTAAAATGACACTTTTTAAAATGACTGAGACAATaccgttaaaacgaccaaaccacatAGAGTAAACAAAAGTTTACTTCTAAAAATATCATTGGTCACATCAACAATATTTGTTACgcttaggggtgcaaacgagccgagctactcgcgagctactcgagctaggcttgaaaaaaagctcgaacgagccggctaaaacgagctcgagcccgaacCCAAGCctaaaaaacaagctcgtttagtaaacgagcccgagcccgagcttcgcttatcgagctcgagccggctcgcgagcctaaacgagctttctgtttatatatttgttattaatatattaaacatatatttatataataataattaccacttatataaatataaaaaataacttaattatatgtataataataattataattaatataaattaattaataaatactaaacgagtcgagcccgagcccgagcttgaaaaattaccttcgagccgagctcaaACTCAAACTTTCATATGTTAAATGAGCTCAAGTCTGGTCGAGctcaggctcggctcgtttgcacccctagtacTAACTTACGCTTTATTGTAATAATACACTTTAATTATATTTTAGTATCAAATATTCAATAAATCAACAATTCAGTTCAAAAcataaaaaagagttaattactattttcgtccctcaggtttgtcaaaaataacagtttcagtccattagtttaaaaattgcgaattcagtccattagtttcattttcgtaaccatttcagtccactaacttaactccatccatttattttgttaactttgagttaactaactaattcagggacggtttgcgtcagttttagaaacacagggacttaagtgtaaactctaaaatattaaaacaaaaaaaatagtaaattccaaaaaatcaaaaagattccaaaaaaccaaacaaattccaaaaaattctaaaaaataataaaaattctaaaaaatcataaaaattctaaaaaaatctaaaaaatccaaaaaatccgtttcgacgcaaactgtttcgaacccgaaccgtttcaagctgaaccgtccgtaccgtttcgacccgaaccgtttcgagctgaaccgtttcgacgcgaaccgtttcgacccgtaccgtttcgagccgaaccgtttcgacccgtaccgtttcgacccgtaccgtttcgaaccgaaccgtttcgacccgtaccgtttcgaagccgaaccgtttcaagccgtaccgtttcgaaccgaaccgtgccgtttcgaaccgaaccgtttcgagctaaaccgtttcgaaccgaaccgtgccgtatcgaaccgaaccgtttcaagctgtaccgtttcgaaccgaaccgtgccgtttcaaaccgaaccgtttcgagctgaaccgtttcgaaccgaaccgtgtcGTATCGaaccgaaacggttcggcttcgaaacggtacggcttcgaaacggttcgggtcgaaacggtacggttcgatacggttcagctcgaaacggttcggttcgatacggcacggttcggttcgaaacggttcagctcgaaacggttcggttcgaaacggcacggttcggttcgaaacggtgcggcttgaaacggttcggcttcgaaacggtacgggtcaaaacgtttcggttcgaaacggtacgggtcgaaacggttcagctcaaaacggtacgggtcgaaacggttcggctcgaaacggtacgggtcgaaacggttcgcgtcgaaacggttcagcttgaaacggttcgggtcgaaacggtacggacggttcagctcgaaacagttcgggttcgaaacagtttgcgccgaaacggattttttggattttttagatttttttagaatttttatgattttttagattttttattattttttagaattttttggaatttgtttgattttttggaatttttttgattttttggaatttactattttttttgttttaatattttagagtttacacttaagtccctgtgtttctaaaactgacgcaaaccgtccttgaattagttagttaactcaaagttaacaaaataaatggatggagttaagttagtggactgaaatggttacgaaaatgaaactaatggactgaattcgcaatttttaaactaatggactgaaactgttatttttgacaaacatcagggacgaaaatagtaattaactccataaaaaaagtattattattattaattatttttaaatgAAAAGGGTGCTAGAACGTTAATCATTCACGTAAGATATTTATCAAACACCCTTGAGAACATGTGGTCAAACGTGGCGTCCAACTGGCCCGACGCCAATGCGGACACCGATAATTCCAAAAGCTTAAACCAATCACATCACTCCACGTCCCCAACAGACCACCCTACCCCCCAACACCCTCCCGCACTACatcactccccccacccccaacaCAGTTTTCTCAGCGACTTGTTCACCATTTTTCTCCTTcaaacaagaacaagaacaacAACACGTCGTCGTTTTCAACGATCAATCATCTCGTTTCTTCTCATTGCTCATCAAAACCTATATAAAAAGGCCTCCAATTTCACACTTTCTCGTTCTGTTTTCCcgttagggtttcgaattgttatAGCGGTGACTGTTGTTTGTCTGGAAGGATTAGATTTGATGGAGGTTAAGATATCGGATGAGTTTTTGGGAACCGTGGCTCCGTTAGTGGTGTACTGGATTTATTCTGGATTTTACGTCTTGTTTGGATCCAGTGAGAAGTATCGATTGCACTccaagaaagaagaagatgataagaATCTCGTTTCCAAGAAAACTGTTGTCAAAGGTGTTCTTCTTCAACAGGCTATACAAGCTGTTGTTGCTATCATACTTTTCACTGTAAGTTTACTTGTTTTGATATGATTTGTTATTAATTGTTTGTAGTTTACTTCTTTTGGAATTGTTTACTTGATTTTGTTTTCGAAATTAGGGCATTTATTGTTAGGTATAAGAAAAGTATAAGAGATAGGGATTTAATGTGGTTTTGTGTAAGTTGAGTCGTTGAActacgtccacgggttgcaactacggttttttgtttcttttggaGGCGATAACGATTAGAAATAATGTCCTACGCATATGTTTATAATAGAAAATCAGGGTAAATAACTTTGGTATGATTTACTATGAATTATATTGAAAACGAAAAGAGAGCGGAGATTTACTATTAGTTGTTTGTAGGGTACTTGTTTTGGAATCGTTtacttgatttggtgcaacggtATGCTTATTGATGTTGAATGAGTGAATTTTGTTTTGGAAGTTAGGGCATTTATGACCTTTGTTGGTGAAAAATTGTAATGATTCGATCGTTTACTCTGCGGTCCTTGCATTTACTGAGATTCTAATGATCATCTATGAGCTAAGGAGTGGTGTAGCAAGAAAAATATATTTGAATAGGTTATTAGTTCCAATAGTGGAAAATAAGGCTACTTTGATCATGTTAGTACTTTGATAAATGTTTTTGTAAGCTGTGGATCCAGCCATCCAGGTCAAATTATTTTAAAAATGAAAAGAGAACAGAGATTTACTATTTAATTGTTCATAGTTTGGTATAATTtacttgatttggtgcaacggtATGATTATCGACATTGAAGGAATGAGATCTGTTTGGAAGTTAGGGCATTTATGACCCTTGCTGGTGAAAAATGTAATGATTCGATTAGTTACTAAGAGTCTAATGATCATCTATGAGTTAAGGAGTGGCGTAACAAAGAAGTTTATATTTAAAGGGGTGGAATTCTGTACAAATGAAATTAACCTACTAAAGTCTAAACGAACAGATAACTAGAATTACTCTACAGTTTTGATCTAGAGTAATTACACTACACAAAATAAAGCAAAGtagtaataaataaataattacacTAGCTCAAAAACTGTAGAGTAATAATAATAACTCTAGTGTTGGCTTTATTACTCTAATTAATTATATGCTTAGCACGCAAAatctatttgtatttgatcctaaaaCTATATATGTGTAGGTTATTAGTTCCAATAGTGAAAATAGGGCAAAGTTTGATCATGTTAATACTTTGATATTCGTTTTTGTAAGCTGTGAATCCAGGTCTGCATCCTGTTTCTTTAGTTTCTAgtcttttagattttttttttatgttttgaccCTTTCCCACTAAATTCACCAATGCTTTTCTTTTTCTAATCTATCTATCATGGTTGGCATGATAATAATACTTATTATACTATAGCTGGAGATACTCTTCTGTTGTGATACATGTTTTGGTTAACGAatcacttttagtccctttggTCCATGGTTGTAGAAGTCATTATAGGATATCGGTCATGGAcagatatttgagatataggttatcacggtgggatatcggtaatattaatatcatgcagaatttatatatatagcaatttaacaatGACAATTCAGTATACCCTcataccattaacaaattaaccttttgcaacttgccaAACACTGacagttgtagcaagtaggaacttattaagacttaaaacactaatagcagtaataagaagaaagacggatggtagaactaagaagaaaggtactgatattgGGAAAGTCGGTGATATCTCGGTCAAATATTGGTtgaatatcggtcaatatcgccgataatatcggtaccgatattctgactAATATTTTGCACCGATATTTTACCAGGGGACCGATAACCaatatatcggtgatatatcgcgATATCAACTACATTTAGGCACTCTCAGGTCGGTCGACTGGGGAGTTGCGAGTACTCGGTCTTGGCGGAGAGTACATGAGGAGTACTTGGACATGAtaaattttaaagaaattaatttcAGGAAATTATATATagagtaaagtacatggatggtccttgtggttttagtttaccaaaatcttgtatttggtccctagctttccaaaagtacatagatggtccctgtggtttgcattttgtaacaAATTTAGTCCCCAgtcaacaaatctaaaggttttagcaaaTCCAACttagggactaaatgtgtaacaaagtgcaaaccacatggactatccgtgtacttttggaaaaagttagggactaaatgcgttacgaAGTACAAACCACAGGAACCATCTGTAGACTTTTGGAAAACTAGTGACCAAAtacaaaattttggtaaaccacagggaccatccgggtaCTTTACTCCTATATATATGTTAGATATCATAATTTTACTAATATTTGTAACAAAAAAACGTGAatatcaatataaataaataagatACATGTTCAAATACTTAAGTATTTCAAAAACTGATATTCATTCATTAATATTACAGACATAGAAATTATgttctattttttttaaagtcAAACTCGTCCCAAGTTGACCGACTAAAGCCGATTCTGGCCGAGGTTTTACCGTctttgatcgattccgagtaattaggcgaaATTGAACAAAATCGCCCCGGAAATGTACCTTGTAGTGATTACTTGGACTTCTAGACCTAGTTTTGTAACACTGCTTTGGTCAGTGATGATGAGTTTATGTTTAAGATACGATCCTGATAGAATTGTCAGTTGGAGCACCCCAGTCGGTTTTGATTCTTTCATGCTATTACTTATTAGGGAGTCGGTTTTGATTCTTTCACGCTATTACTTATTAGGGAGTCGGTTTTGATTCTGTCATGCTGTTACTTATTAGGGAATCATGCTATTACTTGTTAGGGAATCGGTTTTTTCAAGGTCATAAAAACTAGATATTTTTTATTCGATAAGAATTAAGTGAGGAGACTCGTGAGTCTGATATTGATGGAATCATCTAGCCATCTAGGCATATCCCCCTTGAATAGTTCAAACGAATATAAATAAAGCTTACAGGGTGTCATCCTGCTTACATTTGGAATCCTAAGAGAATTTTTAATCTTTCTATTAATATTATGATGCAATGTCATCTTTGAATTTTCTTAGCTTTCACCTAGCACTACGCGGGTCATTTAACTGTTTACAAAGCCAAGTTAAACGAACAACAATTATTTTAGAACTAATATATGTTTGTAATTTTGATTGATGGAAGCATTACCTCCAATGgtttaatatttattttgtgattCAGGTTACTGGGAGTGATGAAAGTCCGACAACCAACGGAAGTCTTTCTGTATTCGATCTGGGCCGTCAGTTCTTTACAGCGATGGTGGTTCTAGACACATGGCAGTACTTTATGCACCGATACATGCACCAAAACAAGTTTCTATACCGCCATATTCACTCACAACATCACCGCCTCATCGTCCCATACGCATACGGAGCTCTTTACAACCATCCATTAGAAGGCCTTCTTCTCGATACAATCGGTGGGGCTCTCGCTTTTCTTCTTTCAGGCATGTCCCCTCGCGCCTCGATCTTCTTCTTCTCATTTGCCACCATTAAAACCGTCGATGATCATTGCGGATTATGGCTTCCTGGAAATCTCTTTCACGTCTTTTTTCAAAATAATTCCGCGTATCACGACGTACACCACCAGCTTTACGGCACCAAGTATAACTACTCGCAGCCCTTCTTTAACGTATGGGATAAAATCCTTGGGACCCACATGCCATACACGCTTGAAAAGAGGGAAAATGGCGGTTTTGAAGTTAGGCCGGTAAAAGTTGTCAAGGATGATTGATTCATTCAATTCGCCTCTTTTCTAGGCTGTATACATTAAAATTACATGTAATTTTTTCCTTAAATGTTGCAGCGTAttaatgttatcataaatatcCGATATAATATATAGTGTGTTGACAAATAAATAGTTTCTTGTTGTATTCCTTGTTTGAGGTAATGTAAATTTAAATTCAAACTGATGTTTGTAACATGTTGACTTTACATTTTTTCGTATTCATGTGATTTTTCTTTTTGCTTCTGCTTGTAGATTTTTTTGAACGTATATGGTTGTCGTAATGTCATGATTGTGGATACGGTTAGATTGTCAGCTGTTTAATAAAGAAGTCGTGTTTGGGTTGACTTGTATTAAACAGGATGATTAATCCAACCTGTTTAATTTTAGAACAAAAATAACAAAATCATATTATATAAGGTCAACTTCCCAACCCATTTAGGGGCCCGTCTAGTTAACCCATTTGTTACAACCCGTTTACTGTTTCTAACCCGTTTAAACCCATTTCCAGCTTAATTGCAACCCATTTACAAACCGTCAACGGTCAACCCATTTGACTCGTTTAGGTAAATCGGTTACACGGATCATGTTCTAGTTACATGATTTTAAGTGTGTTAGAATAAAAGTTTGGGTCGTGTTCGGGGTCCATTAGTTCTACCA
The sequence above is drawn from the Helianthus annuus cultivar XRQ/B chromosome 12, HanXRQr2.0-SUNRISE, whole genome shotgun sequence genome and encodes:
- the LOC110894348 gene encoding sphinganine C4-monooxygenase 1, whose protein sequence is MEVKISDEFLGTVAPLVVYWIYSGFYVLFGSSEKYRLHSKKEEDDKNLVSKKTVVKGVLLQQAIQAVVAIILFTVTGSDESPTTNGSLSVFDLGRQFFTAMVVLDTWQYFMHRYMHQNKFLYRHIHSQHHRLIVPYAYGALYNHPLEGLLLDTIGGALAFLLSGMSPRASIFFFSFATIKTVDDHCGLWLPGNLFHVFFQNNSAYHDVHHQLYGTKYNYSQPFFNVWDKILGTHMPYTLEKRENGGFEVRPVKVVKDD